DNA from Vibrio alfacsensis:
ACAAAATGTCAGCCATTCCCCAAGGAACGTATTAAGTTGATGCTTTTCATCTTTTTGCATCAACTGATCGTTGGGATAATCATATTTCGCCTTGATACGAGAGAACGCTCCGCTTGAGCATACTTCCGCAACTCTCGCATCGTGATAAAGCCTGACAGACATTGTCGGTAAAGGAAATACCGGCGTGTCATCACTCTGACATATCTCAACAACCGTAGTGTATTTTGTGATTTCATTCACGGTCAGTTGGTAAATCATGTTCGCAGCTTGATAACAACGAACATCACCAACTTCAGCGGAAACAGGCAGCAAAGCATTCAGCTTAGCGTAATTGGTCTCGTAAGTTCTCATTAGACCCGCTAAGTCAACGTGGTAACGCTGTTTTACTGCTGCTTGCACCATTATCTACTCTCCGCTGGTTCGGGGTGCCCCCACTGTGATGTCAATTCTTGATGGTTAAGCTGCAACCACTGCAGTGCAATAATTGAAGCACCATTTTCGAATTTTCCATCTTTCACCCATTGATACGCCGTTTCACGACTGATCACATGTACTCGAATATCTTCATCTTCATAGTCTAAACCATGAATGCCATACGCTTTAGATGCATCCACTTCACCGACGAAGACATCGAGCTTTTCTGAGCAACCGCCAGAAGATGGGTAATAGGAGGTCACAGAAGCCATTCGCTGTACTTCGATACCTGCTTCTTCTACCGCTTCACGACGAATAACCTCTTCCGCAGATTCGTCTCGGTCAATCATACCCGCGACAATTTCGAGTTGCCACGGATGCTGATGCTCTAAAGCGCCAACGCGGATCTGTTCAATGATCACCACCTGATCCGTAATAGGATCATACGGAAGCATTGCGGCAGCGTGACCACGTTCG
Protein-coding regions in this window:
- the nudF gene encoding ADP-ribose diphosphatase, whose protein sequence is MQQCDKQQNQFTSQDVEIISKETVFKGFFKMVKYRFKHRLFAGGWSGIVEREMFERGHAAAMLPYDPITDQVVIIEQIRVGALEHQHPWQLEIVAGMIDRDESAEEVIRREAVEEAGIEVQRMASVTSYYPSSGGCSEKLDVFVGEVDASKAYGIHGLDYEDEDIRVHVISRETAYQWVKDGKFENGASIIALQWLQLNHQELTSQWGHPEPAESR
- a CDS encoding DUF1249 family protein — encoded protein: MVQAAVKQRYHVDLAGLMRTYETNYAKLNALLPVSAEVGDVRCYQAANMIYQLTVNEITKYTTVVEICQSDDTPVFPLPTMSVRLYHDARVAEVCSSGAFSRIKAKYDYPNDQLMQKDEKHQLNTFLGEWLTFCLRSGISRTPLAFN